Proteins from a single region of Bactrocera neohumeralis isolate Rockhampton unplaced genomic scaffold, APGP_CSIRO_Bneo_wtdbg2-racon-allhic-juicebox.fasta_v2 cluster10, whole genome shotgun sequence:
- the LOC126765273 gene encoding jerky protein homolog-like gives MNLTSTLVMNGFKDLKKGTVFDCCKYQAKNYLRCLSSWIHIRKNLWLKWPNWSCVTTSYIMLMSQAYSGNFYQKKRTCPVWKREPQVFKEWFHESFVPQVTSFLKEKGFPIKVLLLIDNAPSHPNEAQLTTEDGQILAMFMPPNVTPLIQPMDQNAIKITKLHYRNNLLASIAATNSNLLDTMKKITLRRAINLLDAAWSRVSEVTLANCWKYILNFTAGDDDPEDSVPLAVLNEKWGAGLRALMSNTADLLNSLNAEAELTLPGVHEWNEDIEDDDANDEHEEEDDSDEGSVSEVEEKIKRTEAVEIFNKAIRWADHEDVDPNDVNVLRRLREKAVLQLLETQKIQKKMTDFFK, from the exons ATGAATCTAACTTCAACGCTAGTGATGAATGGCTTCAAGGATTTGAAAAAAGGTACGGTATTCGACTGCTGCAAATATCAGGCGAAAAACTATCTTCGCTGCCTCAGCTCGTGGATCCATATAAGGAAAAACTTATGGCTAAAATGGCCGAACTGGAGCTGTGTAACGACCAGTTATATAATGCTGATGAGTCAGGCTTATTCTGGAAACTTCTACCAGAAAAAACGTACGTGTCCAGTATGGAAAAGAGAGCCTCAGGTTTTCAAGGAATGGTTTCATGAGTCCTTCGTTCCACAG gTAACGTCATTTTTAAAGGAGAAAGGTTTTCCAATTAAAGTTCTACTCCTAATCGACAACGCTCCTTCTCACCCAAATGAAGCTCAGCTGACAACGGAGGATGGACAAATTTTGGCAATGTTTATGCCACCAAACGTTACTCCCCTCATCCAACCAATGGATCAAAATGCCATAAAGATCACAAAGTTGCATTACAGAAACAACCTTTTAGCCTCAATAGCAGCTACAAACTCCAATTTACTCGAtacgatgaaaaaaattactttacgaAGAGCTATAAATCTTTTGGATGCCGCTTGGAGTCGTGTCAGCGAAGTAACATTAGCTAATTgctggaaatatattttaaattttaccgcAGGTGATGACGATCCCGAAGATAGTGTTCCGCTCGCAGTTTTAAACGAAAAATGGGGAGCTGGACTTCGCGCCTTGATGAGCAATACCGCCGATCTCCTTAACAGTTTGAATGCTGAG GCTGAATTAACGCTACCAGGCGTTCATGAATGGAACGAAGATATTGAAGATGATGATGCAAATGACGAGCATGAAGAAGAAGACGATTCCGATGAAGGCAGCGTATCGGAGGTAGAGGAGAAAATTAAGCGGACTGAAGCagttgaaattttcaacaaggCGATAAGGTGGGCTGATCATGAAGACGTCGATCCAAATGATGTAAATGTACTAAGACGTCTAAGAGAGAAAGCTGTGCTCCAACTTTTAGAAACACAGAAGATACAGAAAAAGATGactgattttttcaaataa
- the LOC126765372 gene encoding uncharacterized protein LOC126765372: MAHHKIVRETKVLVKKVQQTVCRISGESCEDFHTELAVLMPMQTLDAVFDLEEKILEKNYEDAVITYLFTLKGTSGDIGEVMKRVFGDEVLSLFNWDGRCGKKSLSELKIVSVALFEIFKLHGRIDFEKEVRKSVEQSHNRQKQKRYLLNKKNL; the protein is encoded by the exons ATGGCCCACCACAAAATCGTGCGAGAGACGAAAGTCCTAGTAAAAAAGGTGCAGCAGACAGTGTGCCGCATCTCGGGAGAAAGTTGCGAAGACTTTCACACCGAACTGGCAGTTCTTATGCCAATGCAGACCTTGGATGCGGTCTTTGATTTGGAGGAGaagatattagaaaaaaattatgaagatgcagtt ATAACATATCTTTTCACTTTAAAGGGCACTTCTGGGGATATTGGCGAAGTTATGAAGCGAGTTTTTGGCGACGAAGTCCTCAGTTTGTTCAATTGGGATGGGAGGTGCGGGAAGAAATCGCTTTCAGAATTAAAAATAGTTAGCGTGGCTCTATTTG aaattttcaaactgcaTGGACGCATCGACTTCGAAAAGGAAGTCCGAAAGAGCGTTGAGCAAAGCCACAACAGGCAAAAGCAAAAACGCTATTTGctgaacaaaaaaaacttataa